One genomic window of Polyangium aurulentum includes the following:
- a CDS encoding class I SAM-dependent methyltransferase has translation MQVLTRALYALHHRAVQVPRASRVASALAGLVGEARSVLDVGAGDGVIARAVADKIGAERVMGVDVLLRPSSQIEVVPYDGRHLPFPDGAFEAVMLSDVLHHCEAPAEVLGECLRVASRVVVIKDHFRFGPVSKALLLAMDVVGNAEAGVLVRGTYFSPAEWVSLARAAGGRITGLVWPLRIHDAPFRLITQDQLQFAARIERAREAPRTAAATTAAEA, from the coding sequence GTGCAGGTCCTCACCCGCGCCCTCTACGCGCTCCACCACCGCGCCGTCCAGGTCCCACGGGCCTCGCGCGTCGCCTCCGCGCTCGCCGGGCTCGTCGGCGAGGCTCGCTCGGTGCTCGACGTGGGCGCGGGCGACGGGGTCATCGCCCGCGCCGTGGCCGACAAGATCGGCGCCGAGCGCGTGATGGGGGTCGACGTGCTCCTGCGGCCCTCGTCGCAGATCGAGGTCGTGCCCTACGACGGCCGCCACCTGCCCTTCCCCGACGGCGCCTTCGAGGCCGTGATGCTCTCGGACGTCCTGCACCATTGCGAGGCCCCGGCCGAGGTGCTGGGCGAGTGCTTGCGCGTCGCCTCGCGCGTCGTGGTCATCAAGGATCACTTCCGCTTCGGCCCTGTCTCCAAGGCGCTCTTGCTCGCGATGGACGTCGTGGGCAACGCGGAGGCGGGGGTGCTCGTGCGCGGGACGTACTTCTCGCCGGCGGAGTGGGTCTCGCTCGCGCGGGCGGCGGGCGGGCGCATCACGGGCCTGGTCTGGCCGCTGCGCATCCACGACGCGCCCTTTCGGCTGATCACGCAGGATCAGCTCCAGTTCGCGGCGCGGATCGAGCGCGCGCGGGAGGCACCTCGAACGGCGGCGGCGACGACCGCGGCGGAGGCTTGA